In Anopheles arabiensis isolate DONGOLA chromosome 2, AaraD3, whole genome shotgun sequence, the genomic window TTTCAATTTTCTTATACTTCAATGCTAGTTTAGATCATAAGCTTACGGAACACAGGAAGAGAtgtgaatgtgtatgtgtgtgtgtttgtgaatgtattattttttcgaTCGATTGTTGTTGATTGTAAGACGAACTTCCCGCGGGAGCATAAAATCAACTGAACTCCTCGtctaaacacacatacacacgccaATCGTCGCTCGAGGCACACGAACACCGAGTTACACATCTGCAGAATAaagacacaacacacacagacacccaaacacacatatatgcAATCAAACACCACattcacattcacacacatacacacgagtGGAACGCCGCAGGTGTGTCCAATGTGtgggagaaacaaaacaaaaaaatcgagaGAACCCTTTATTGTATTTGAGTGTTtataatatattattttatcgtAAATCGAGAAAACAAACCCACCCGCTATTTGTTttgccgagtgtgtgtgtgtgtgcgttgtatttttttttaatttgattgtattatttgtatttgttgtcGCTTTTcttgaatgttttgttgtgcacTTTCGCTTacgttgtgtttgcttttattttcttattttgctttattaaaaaaaaaacgataaaaaactgggcgtctccatccaCTTCTTCTGCCACTGCCGCGccacgtgtttgtgtggtcgTGTGGCCCGCCTATCGTGCTATTTCTTCACTCCACTCCCCCCAAAACTCTCCTTTACGCTTACGCACGCATCAAACCAACTGCCTGCCAACACCATCGTGCGTGTGCGCAGACGAGCTGATCGTCGAGAAGCTCCGGTACGCCGAAATCGGCGACGATCTGGACTTTGCGTTCGTCGATCTCATCCCCGGCATCGACCCGATCTGGACGGAGCGCCGCCCGAAGCCGAAgacgccgccgccaccgccgaagCTGCcgacgccaccgccaccaccgccagcaccGAAGGAGGAAGCGGCGGCCGCTGCCGGCGGCGAGGGTGAGGTGCGGCAGCGGGCGGCGAGGGCGCCCCGGCCGGCCCGACCAAGGCCCGCACGCCGAGTCCGTTCGAGCTGCGCAAGCACTTCCCACCGGAGGCGGCCGAGGTGCCGTACGTCCGCTCGTCCACCGGCACGACGCCAAAGTCGTCCCCGGCCAAGGAGGTGGCACCGGCTGAGGCGGCTCCCGCACCGGAAGCAGCGGCCCCAGCGGAGGCACCGGCCGAGGGTGGTGCGGATGCGGCCGCCCCACCGGCGGAAGCAGCAGCCCCGGCAGCGGAAGGAGAGGCGCCGGCTGCCCCAGCGGCGGAAGGAGAGGCGGCTGCCCCAGCACcggaagcagcagcggcaccagCAGAGGAAGCGGCTCCCCCAGCGGCAGAACCGGCACCGGAAGCACCAGCCTCGTAAAGAAGAAGACTGCCCGATAACCCTTTCCCCCCACTCCCGGTCCGCTGTTGAGTTGGCTCTTCCGGTACCACTTCCTGCTTTTGCTAAACTCCCACCCCATGCCAAAATACCCGAACGCTCCTTgcgcttgtgtttgtgtgtccgcCCGCCACAAAACCTGTCCTCTGTatcttttgctgttgttgtttttgctacttttCTTTTGAAAGCACAATACATGCgcgagattttttttattataatccAGTAACAATAAaccgattaaaaaaaaagctgtatCCAACTATCGCACACTGACAACCGGATAGGGAGCAAAAGACCCTACAACAGGCCGATTGGGATACTGAACGAACCACGGCCCGATTGAAATCGGATACGCGTGTTTGAAAAGCTCTCTTTTTTGCCGCCACTGTAACCGCTCTAGCTGATAACACCCCAAAGCGccaatgagtgtgtgtgtgtgaaagctGTCTCGCTTGCCACTAGGCTAGGTAACATAGCAACAACACATACATTGGGATGGCTCCCACCCGACACTATCATCGCCGCTGCTAACTAGATCCATTTGATACCAATGATTCTTATGTTCCGAATTTCCGATTTCTGTTTCTTTCGTCGACGTgtatccgtgtgtgtgtgtcactacTATCACAACCTCACATCGTCCCATCCTGTCACTACTATCCGATCAACCTTGGCCGAACAACACTCCGCTCCTGCAGACGAACTCGTCATGGAGAAGGAGAAGTACAGGGAAATTGGAGACGATCTCGACACCGCCTTCGTCGAGCTCATCCTCAAGGAATAAGCCGTCCCCGTCCCGAAGTAAAGCTTCCTCCCTTCCTGTGCCGCGGCTTCCACCGACGGCTGTACCGTCGGCGTGTccccatcgtcatcatcgccatTACCACCGGCTGGCTGATGGTGGTTGCCGCGGAGAAGGGATGAAGCCACCGACGATGGTGCGGGAACTAACATCAACCGCGACCAGCGTGAAacgagcagaagaagaagagcagaGGAAGGAAACGTCCGCTGGATTCTTGAAACCACGATCagctactaccaccacaccaccaccagacgctgctgttgctgctgccggatgATTTGCTGAGAAAAAGGGGCGAGAGAACGATGACCGATAAACTGGAAAACACTCCGCACGCCGCCCCACGCGACCAGTGCGTGGAGCgatggtggtgttttgcttgCCTTGCACGTGCTACGATCATTCTTTGCTGTTGTATGTGCTCTGTTTCCGATTACAAgaaagagtgtgtgagagagaaagagagagaagcgaACGGCGCGTGTGTTCTACCGTTTCCGGTGTTTTCCCGGTCGATGAGGATGCGATGGATGCCGTTTCGCTGGATGTGAAGAGTACAATATATTCGCCACCGTTTGTTATCATCGccgtttccgtttgtgtttgtgaacAGACAGACCCAAATGCGAGAAAGTAAATCATCCAACATCAAAGCAATGGGAAGCGTTTTCCCCGACGGTAGTGGCTGCCGGTTTGGTGTGCGGTAGGTGCCAGCGTGGCAGGTTGATCGATTCGGGAATGCAATGGAACACCGTTTTCGTCCCGAGCAagagaataaaaagaagagcAATACAGTTTTCAAATAATAGCCAATGCTAAACAAATACGGTGAAGAAAATCAACATCATCTCACCCACACCCCCCACACCTACACACAAAGAACATCTTCTTTATTTCGATGTATTATGAtatgttttattgtaaaaaaaagaaaagaaaaaggtaaAACCGCTGAGAGAAATCCAATAAAATAAAGAGCTAAGAGTACTTATACGAAAAGAGCTGCTACGACAAACGGTATAACTCGATTGGAGGAAGGCACgtgttttgagtttttttttctgtttgtttcatttctctaTGGTTGTTTGCTTTGCCTTGTTGGTTGGTAGctgattgttatttttttctttctcttcgcagttaaacaaaatcatgcaattttgcttctcttttttggttttgtttcacttcttattttataataaaattgGGCAGcgatgtttatttgtttagagTGTATCTattgataaaaatatatgATTATTATGTGTACGATAcctgtgttttgtgtttctctctttgttttgttatgattTTGGTTGAACATTTCATTAGgaattttctgttttgtaaGTATGTACTTTATAAGGTAGTTTCTAATACTTAGAAAGAAAACTGCACTTGGAATAGGTTACATTTATGTAggtaatattatttttctctaTTGGTTGCATAACTTTTCTATTCTGTAGTTATCATTTTTGGGCATAAATGTACAATGGTACAATATCCATTAAATAGTTTAAGTATCGTAACACAAAATGTCAcataaaatagttttaaaaaaatgcacaaaccaTTGTATAGCTTCAGGCGCCAGAGATTGGTTTGCCAATACCGATGAATCAAGCCTGAAATTTGTAATTTGTTATAGATACTGTATGACAGAATGTTATGTGTGAGAATCAACTATTTCGTTATCGTCATCAATTAAGCGTTTTAACATTCGAAAGGAAACACAAAGTCCTAAAAAGAAAACTTTAATACGATTCCACAGTAAACGCCTGATAGTATGCAAATCGTACAACACAttcaaattgatgcgcactgacGGTTGGCGCTTTGCGGATCGTGTTTTGTTCGACTTCACTCAAACATTTGCGCATTTTGAGCAATTAACTCCCGACTAACCtttactaacacacacacactatttcGTTCCGATCTTGCAACTTCTCTACTTGCAGACGATCTGAACAAAGAGAAATCAAAGTACAAAGCAATCGCTGCCGAACTGGACCTAACGTTTGCGGACCTGTCCGGATACTAACCAACCAACACGCACTGcctggaagaaaaaaaggaagaagaagaagctgttCGCTAACCATTCCCTCAACATAATCATTCCCGATTGCGCCGTCATCTGCTAGCTACAAAGTTCATTCGCATCATCGCCTCGTAGTGTCCAGTACGATCATTATTATTAGCCAGTGTCCGgttagaagcaaaaaaaaaaacaattccaaaAACGCTGTGGTATATTTATTGAATGGCATAGCAAGTGAGGGGAAGAGGAGGGACGAATATTGTAACTATTATTACAAACTTTCCGCTTTATTATATAACGCGACGTTTTCCAAGGAAGTAAAACAATATGCCTCATGTTACGTTAGCGCTGCGATCGTGGCGGGCGATCGTGTTGTATTGATTTTGCGCACACGTTTCAATCAATTTGCAGTctttgctgtttttcttttcttgccgACGAGCAATCCGTGTTACaaagacaaatcattccaggTTGCATTTATttgcgtgtgcttgtgtgtgtgtgtttgagagagagagagagatagaagtGTAAACGATTTCTTTTCACTAAAACGGGAAACATaaatcacaacaacaaaaaaccgtaCAATCCATAGATGGGGCAGCGTTTAATGTGGTAAAAGTCAAATGCTTTTCTATGAGTGTCTAGGTATTGCGTGCGCGCTTGATGAACAATTTAAAAGAACATCTAACTCAtaagaaaatggcaaaatggTAGGTGATTAATTTTTTCTCAAGCTTTTGTGATTTGCTCGTTAGTAGGTGCATTGTGAAGAAGCGGAAGCATTGAGCGGTGAAGTTTATTTGGCAacgcaatacaaaaaaataagacaAGAAAGGTGATACCCACCGTGGTGAAGCAAGTGGTAGgtgaaacgaaatgaaaacggTTTTTGCTCGCTCTCGATTctcaaacaaaaagcaaaaaaaagaagaaaagtatAATTAAATCTCCTCACATGTAAGTGTCGCTCACGACcaggaagaacaaaacaaaaataaagatcGAACGCCAACGAAATGAGTTTTTCTCCTTGGGGGCGTTTTTAATtgctttctctccctttctccccCCACTCTCCCCATTATATCACGGGATACCGACTTTCCGCGTCCAGTATCATTGGAATGTAGTTTTGCACCTCGGTAAACGCGACGTACTTGTTGTTGTCGCACCCACCGTCCGCTGCCCGCGGCGCCGAGCTGACCAGCCCGTACAGATAGTACACTGTATCGCCCCCACCCGGCTCCTCCTTACCCAGCGCAAACCCCCCGCCACTATCGCCCTGGCACACGCTCGTCCCGGTCCGGGGACTGCCGGCACAGAACTTATCCCCCGTCAGAAAGGGCCGATAAGCGACGGGCGAAAACTCCCTGCACGTCACGTAGTCCACCGTCGCGATGTCGATCACCTTCAGCACGCTGCTCAGGTTCCCGGTGGACGTGGTGAACCCCCATCCGGCCACCCGCCCAACGCTCGCCGGCCGGATGCGCTTCTCGCTCTCCGTGCGCAGATTCCGTTCGAGGCAGATCGGCCGGATGTAGGTGCGGAAGGAGATGAACCCGTTCAGCACCACGATCGCAATGTCGAGGTTGTAGTAGCCGGAAAAGTCCTGGTACTGGGGCTGCGTCAGTATCTCGTGGATGTGGAAGTACTGCGCCGGGAGCGCCTCGATGGCGGCAATGTCGCGCCGGTACTTGCCCGCCGCCAGCCGGAAGAAGCGCTTGTCGAAGAACCCTTCCGTGGCCCAGAAGCAGTGGGCGGCGGTCACGACCAGCCGCTCGGTTAGGATGGAGCCGCCGCACACGTACTGCCAGTCGGGCGACCGCAGATCGTCCAGCGTGTCGTCGTGCAGGTTTTTGTAGATCGCCATATGCCACGGCACCTCGGCGATGGACACGTTCCGGCCGCCGATGATGTACGCTTCCGCGTCGGGCGTCGGTGTGCCGCAGACCGGCTCGCAGCGAAACACCGGACCGTCCCACGAGCCGTCCACGCAGCTGAGCGTTTCGTTGACGGGCTCGAGCGGTTTCTGGTAGCCGACGCGGCACCCGATCCGGACGCGCGTCGTCGGCGGGAGGGGCCGCTTGCAGGTGATCTGGCGCCGCTGGTACTCGCAGAACGGTTCGATCGTGATGCCGTTGATGGGAATTTCGGAACAGTATTCTGGAATCGAAGGATTGCACCATTAGATATTGAAGAAGAAGTTCCAAAGCACGTCTACTCACTCTCGCACACCGGGAACGGTTCCAGCCACTCGCCATCCAGACAGACGATGGTGGCCGCACCCTTCAGCGTGTACTTGTCCCCGCACACCACATGCACCGAGTTGTAGTTTTCGATAAACTCTCCCGCCAGTATCGGCACAGTTTGGGCCGTTTCGTCCAGCACGAACCGTCCATTCGGGGGAGCGCTTGGCACGACGCACGATCCCGGCGGTCCTGTCACCTTCACCACCGGCGCCACCGTTGTGGTCGATGTGGTTGTCGTCGACGAAGTCTGCACCGTCGCCACGGGGCGTGGCGTTGTCGAGGGGAACGGTCGCCCACACAGTAGCTCATCCTCGTCCGACCCGTCGCGACAGTCGACCACACCGTCACACTTGGAGTAGCCGCCGATGCACGCCCCGTAGCTGCAGCGGAACGAAAACGAGGGACAGAACACGAGGCTGCAGAGCGGCTGCGTTTCGTCCGTCCCGTCCGGGCAGTCCTCCTGCCCGTCGCACACCTGATCCGCCGGGATGCATTCGCTCGAGCGGCAGGAAAACTCGGTATTGCTGGAGAGAGAAGGAGTGGCATTCGGAGTGTTAGTTTGCGGGAAGATTTCGCACTTTGGCACCCCCTCCTCCCGTCACACTTACGAGCAGTTCCCGTGGGCCGCCAGTATGGTGCCACTGTTGCCCGGACAGTGGGCATGTTCGTCCGAGTGGTCGGCACACTCCCGCACCCCATTGCACAGGGCATTGCCGTCCACGCACGCCCCGTACTGGCAGCGGAAGGCGTAGCTGGGGCACCGGATGAACGCACAGCTGGCGGACGTTTCGTCCGATCCGTCCTTGCAGTCGATCACGCCATCGCACTGCTGGTGCGACTCGATGCACTGGCCGCTCGCACACTTCCACTCGTAGTAGTTGCACACTTTTCGACGATCGCGCCTGTACGATGACGCTGCTGCTTGCGGAGCATTCGTTCGGGGGGGAGGTTAGAATGAGTTGAACCCGGGAATCCCCAGCACAGTGGGGATGCGTTTGCTTTCTACACTCACCGTTTGCGCCCGTGACAAGCAGTACCACAGCCACACAAAGAACTGCACGCAGTGGCCACTTTCGTTTGCGAATCATTTGTTTGGACGAAGTTTGCGGTTCCAAAATGAGTTGcagaaatttgttttgtttttgtgcgatAGGtgctttgctgttgtttggttACATTTCGCACAGCGGGAACGATtcgcacagcagcagcccggtCGTAACCAAGGTTACACAGTCTCTGATCATCGCGTGTGCTTTAGACGCAGCAGTGCCTATAGCGTATGATGCCTATCGCTTCGACCGCGGTGCCGTGGTATGCGTGTTTCGTGAGAACCTGTTTTTTaggtttttgttgcatttgctgttggttttgtttttcgccctAATCGCGGATGAGcagtcgacgacgacgacgacgacgaatcGGAATCACATTGTTCTGAGCCATAGGTCAATGGCTAGGCGGATTGGGAAGCGGCTAAATGAACACGCGCAGGCTCCGGTGCGTACGGCGCATCGGTTTGTTCGGGTAGTAAGTATGACGAACGCATGAATTGATTCTTGACGAGTGTACGCACTATGTAAACGCCTAACAGCCGAAAGGGAAAAACTTATTAGTTTATTAGATGGGTAGTTTTggttgagggtttttttttgtttttgcgcgcCAGACTAAAAATAAGGCTGAGCTGGCAAGATATTTCGGGGATGgtatttatattaattttagtgtgtgtgtgtttttttctatcaGCGAAATTCCGACGCGAAGAGATAAACATGGCAGAAGAAACCTTCAGTGATGAACAAATGATAAGGGTAGCAGATGGATTTTCAGACCtttaaacaacacattttttcagctcgaaaacgaaacgaaaaagaagaaaaaaaaaggaaatcaagAAGTATTAGTGCACACTAGGTATTGTGtgtatttatataaaaaagcaaagagtttaatttaattagatCATTTCTAAGTTCAGCTCATCTCtgtttttaaaaccaattCATTCAATAAGTAActcaagaaaataaaaacaacaaattttatgcggtttttcaaaacaaaaagcttaaATAAAGAGTAAAATCTACAACATGTTGTATAGAAAACTCTTTAATAATACACAGTaataagaaagaaataaaatacaagCTCAAGAATCGTATAATATAGCTGAAGCATCATTTACAATcaataagtaaataaaacgGAAAATTAAACGAGAAATGCACAGCCTAGATTCTTTCGAATTTGTAATTGTTTCAAGTATTGTTTATACATAAATATATGATTGCCTATAAACAGTGATAAATGAATAATaactaataataaataataaaacacacaactcGTTGGATTAAAGAatgaaaaactaaacaacaatGCAATAGCATTGTTGTACGTTTACAATAAAGAGGGaattaagcaaaaaataacaacaacaaaaccacaccaaaTCACAAGCAAGTATGACTAACTTAgtgacctttttttctttttaaaaataatacagaAAAAGAGTAAATATGCAGCCGGCGCGTACAGCCATTCGTTTGCCTTGCCTTCTAAGAACAGAATTGCGTTCAGCCGTGTGATCTAAATTTTTGGGTCAATTTACTGACCATCTTTTCTATGCCGAAGCAATGCGAGAGAAGGgagagaagcaaaagaaaaaaaagacaccgaccgatgatgaaaatttaatattccTTCGGATATTTTTGGCGTACGAAGGCGAACCCAGAGgtgtttggtggtgtttgttgttttgtcggTTGATTTTTACGCCCTGTGCGATGTGAGGCACGAAAAAGAACCACTGTCTCTCTACCAGGCACTGGTTGGTTGTTGAAAAATTGGGTTGAAAAATCGTTTGTACGAAATGAAGGCAAAAAATGCTCAAAACGCGCAGTGTCGGGTGATTCAAATTTAGAATCGATGCGCACCGCGAGAGTGTAGCAAAAAGCAGcacgaaaagaaagaaaaaaagcacacacacacacacacacacacgaaggaAACACCAACCACCCGCAGTAAGAAAATTCGTTCATGGGGCATGTCGTGGCCGCTGGCTACtacgattgctgctgctgccatcggGAGCgctaaaaaggaaaaacgctTCTCCTTTTCTAACCGTCGTGGTTCGTGGTTCGTGGTTGCCACccctgcaaacacacacacacacctgagAGAACCGATCGGGGTGCGGATGCGCGTGCGAACTGCACGCGCACTAGATTTGCGCAAAGGGGAATATGTGCGTCCCACGCGCACCAGCACACAGTGGCATCGGGGAAACAAAAATGCGGGGAAAAGCGCCAAAAACGTGACGTCACCGTGAGCTAAAGCCGACTCGGCGGGATCGTGCTTCACGCACGCTTTTCCCCGCTTTTCCTatggcgagtgtgtgtgtgtgtgcgcgcgaggCCACTTCGTGCACCGTCCGGGACTGGTCGCACGGCTGTGTGCGTCGCTCGGCGTAAGGGTCAATCGGAGTTTTCCTCGTATTGCGCTACTCAGTGCTATCGTGTTTTTAGTCTTGCGAGGATTTGAGTGAAAGCGCTCaggttggttttgttgtttttgttgttcctattttttttgCCTGAAAGGGGGTTTTGATTTGCCAGCGAAGGATAGTCCTTACGTTTTGTATTACAATTAGGGTGAAAAAGtgtaaaatctttttttttttgcaaatgaagCTTCACAGTGATACCAAAATGAATAGTATGAAAAAGTGCAGTCCAAAGTGCATCCTAAGTACGGTTACAGTAATTGGTAGTAGGAACCATTTAGCAGTCATCGGCAAAACACCTTCTTAAAccattaaaaatgtgtttggTTAGAtacaaaaatgaagcaaaattacaacaacaattaaaaaaaaacgacacattcCTTAACGTGACGGCCTCTACCagggcagcatcagcagtgaaCTATTTCGTGCGCGTACAGGTGTCCGTGTAAGCGCCCCCGGTCAGTCAGATAGTGTGTCGGTGATCGGTGGGCCCGAAATAGCGCCAGACCGACCAATCGCTGCTACTGCGGGACGgcagcagttttttttctcacgcAACGGTTATAATTAACCATTTAGCCTAAATCTCGCGCACGGCAcacaacaagaagaagaataagaagaagaggaagaggaagaaaaaacatttgATTTCATAGCGGGTGTAttggtttgaaaaaaaacagcccccCGCGTCTAAAAATAGTCTCCATTGGGGTTTGGGTATGATTGAGTAACCGCCTGTTACTGGTTAGCTGTGCAGCGGAAAAACTCTGTTTTGTGCCACCATCTTTTGCTAAGAGTAATCGAACATTGACAATGTATCCAGCAATGTATTCAATGCCGTCCAATAATCGGAGGCAAAAATTTGCCAACTCTCTGCACTGAGCTTGTACTACAGGGCTGCCGTTTCTGTTGGGCGCTTTGCGCATGTCCGTATTTTGCGCACACCGTACCGGCAGCCGCACGATTCAGCTACACTTCAGCTTATAAGGTCCGTCGGGCGGCTGCCTCATCCCCTCAGCCTCAGCCGTTTGCCACGGTATATACTAACTCCTGCCGGGGAGCTATTTTTACTAGAACAGATGCGCGCACGAACGCTGATGCGCAGGCCGCCTGATGCGTATGCGTGATCTCTCGCACTCGCGCCTACTGCTGTCGCCACTGTGCTGCAACCTTCCTTGCACGGTTTTGGGACGGATTTGGGGGCTACCGTTCCGCAACGTTACGCAGGGAGGGCAATTGTTCGCCGCGGCCTACTCATTTATGAAAATTTCTTGAAATAAACAGTGGCCTAGAGCAGGTTTCTGGGGGTGGGAGCAGAGGAATGGTGTGGAATGCGTTGCGTTGAGTATGGAATGTTGGGTAGTGCGTGGCGTAGGGACGGATGCGAATTTAGGATGGCTGGAAGGCCTAGAGTCGAATGTTCTATTATTAGGAATTGCCAACGGATTTCAAGCAATGGGCCTGCTGTTTTGTACGTCTCTTGATGTGCTCTACTGGTACTGTGGCATGCAAAATGGGGTGCCAATGTATTGCAACTGTATTTTTCCTCACTTTACAAGGTTTTAGTGCTAAGCGCGAATAATCCTTGCCAATTACGAGCAGGTTTAATTAACAAGGTAGTTGATGGAGACGAACAGTAGCTAAGAAGTATATCAAGACGTTAGGACCTACAATAAAACATCTTGCGTTCCAGAACTCAGCCGCAAAAAACATTGTATCTCCTAactgtttgttcgtttgccaATTTGTTCACTTCGACAGCTAGCACCTGCAAAAAGGAAAGCTCCTGTTCCTGTTTCATTTTCTGTGGCCCGCGGTTAGctaaaacaaaccatccaaAATGGACGCGATCAAGAAGAAAATGCAGGCGATGAAGATCGAGAAGGATAACGCGCAGGACAAAGCCGACACCTGCGAGAACCAGGCAAAGGAGGCGAACCTGCGCGCCGACAAGATCATGGAGGAGGTCGCCGACCTGACCAAGCGTCTGGAGCAGGTCACCCAGGACCATGAGAAGTTCAAGGCTAGCTTGGAGCAGGCTACCAAGGACAGCGAGGAGAAGGACAAGCTGCTCACCTCGACCGAGGCGAACGTGGCCGCCCTGACCCGCAAGGTCCAGCAGGTTGAGGAGGATCTGGAAAAGTCTGAGGAACGTTCGTCCGCCGCGCTGTCCAAGCTGCTGGAAGCTACCCAGTCGGCTGATGAGAACAACCGGTAAGCACAGGGCAATTGGGGATGACAGCGGTCAGCTAACTAACGTGCGCGGGGCCTCTTCGCAGTATGTGCAAAGTGTTGGAGAACCGTTCCCAGCAGGATGAGGAGCGTATGGATC contains:
- the LOC120893756 gene encoding tropomyosin-1 isoform X2, whose translation is MDAIKKKMQAMKIEKDNAQDKADTCENQAKEANLRADKIMEEVADLTKRLEQVTQDHEKFKASLEQATKDSEEKDKLLTSTEANVAALTRKVQQVEEDLEKSEERSSAALSKLLEATQSADENNRMCKVLENRSQQDEERMDQLSNQLKEARMLAEDADTKSDEVSRKLAFVEDELEVAEDRVKSGEAKIMELEEELKVVGNSLKSLEVSEDKANQRVEEFKRQLKSLTIKLKEAETRAENAEKNVKKLQKEVDRLEDELGVNKDRYKSLADEMDSTFAELAGY
- the LOC120893756 gene encoding tropomyosin-2 isoform X1; protein product: MDAIKKKMQAMKIEKDNAQDKADTCENQAKEANLRADKIMEEVADLTKRLEQVTQDHEKFKASLEQATKDSEEKDKLLTSTEANVAALTRKVQQVEEDLEKSEERSSAALSKLLEATQSADENNRMCKVLENRSQQDEERMDQLSNQLKEARMLAEDADTKSDEVSRKLAFVEDELEVAEDRVKSGEAKIMELEEELKVVGNSLKSLEVSEDKANQRVEEFKRQLKSLTIKLKEAETRAENAEKNVKKLQKEVDRLEDKLMNEKEKYKAICDDLDSTFAELTGY